One genomic window of Nicotiana sylvestris chromosome 10, ASM39365v2, whole genome shotgun sequence includes the following:
- the LOC104240024 gene encoding auxin-responsive protein IAA32-like, whose translation MDSNSSNYLLNHATLPSIYYQGNREDGNFIDLGLSLRVLQPEAYYPSVHGGYDELIDWQHLHPQLRDNSRTDQYPTNFVESYDEEAEGIQSKESWAYVKVNMDRVIVGRKICILEHSDYSSLAIQLEDMFGKQSISGLRLFQDGSEFSLFYKGRDDQWRTVGDVPWNQFTDRVKRLRIVRKDEVFISSSSTLLSSI comes from the exons ATGGATTCTAATTCTTCTAACTATCTCCTAAACCATGCTACTCTTCCTTCTATTTATTATCAAGGCAATAGAGAGGATGGTAACTTCATTGATTTGGGGCTTAGCCTTAGAGTTTTGCAGCCTGAGGCCTATTATCCATCTGTTCATG GTGGCTATGATGAGCTGATAGATTGGCAACATCTGCATCCACAACTAAGGGATAATTCAAGAACAGATCAATATCCAACTAATTTTGTGGAAAGTTATGATGAAGAAGCTGAAGGAATTCAGAGCAAAGAGAGTTGGGCTTATGTGAAAGTTAACATGGATAGAGTGATTGTTGGCAGAAAAATTTGCATTCTTGAACATTCAGACTATTCTAGCCTTGCAATTCAACTAGAAGACATGTTTG GAAAGCAATCCATATCAGGGCTAAGGCTATTTCAAGATGGTTCAGAATTTTCCCTATTTTACAAGGGCAGGGATGACCAGTGGAGGACTGTAGGAGATGTTCCATGGAA CCAGTTTACGGATCGCGTGAAGAGGCTAAGAATTGTGAGGAAAGATGAAGTGTTTATCTCAAGTTCATCTACATTACTAAGTTCTATTTGA